One Podarcis raffonei isolate rPodRaf1 chromosome 3, rPodRaf1.pri, whole genome shotgun sequence genomic region harbors:
- the MIXL1 gene encoding homeobox protein MIXL1, whose translation MAFRAFQNDLPIASQQPPAPLPSSSSGSSKRTRRGLRSSDRRPRYEFSDFQLDVLETTFKVRPKPGHYKRMLLACLTEIPEDRIQLWFRNRRAKARRANCENCPPEDVSSRAGFTPAAQVPNVGLPVPSIPQSCSLPLRQVQLPSFGLQPLHQVQLPSFGLQPLHQVQPPSFGLQPLRQVQLPSFGLQPPHQVQPPSFGLQPQHQVQPPSFSLQPQHQVQPPSFGLQPQHQVQPPSFGLQPQHQVQPPSFGLQPQHQVQPPSFGLQPQHQVQPPSFGLQPLHQVQPPNFGLQPLHQVQLPSFGLQPLHQVQSASFGLQPPHQVQPPSFGLQPPHQVQPPSFGLQPPHQVQSASFGLQPPHQVQSASFGLQPPHQVQSASFGLQPPHQVQAWNQHPQMLDQNKFCHF comes from the exons ATGGCTTTCCGCGCCTTTCAGAACGACCTTCCCATCGCTTCGCAGCAGCCACctgctcctcttccctcctcttcctccggctCCAGTAA GAGGACGCGCCGCGGTCTTCGCTCATCGGACCGGAGGCCGAGGTATGAGTTTTCGGACTTCCAGCTGGACGTTCTGGAAACCACCTTCAAGGTGCGACCAAAGCCTGGGCACTACAAGAGGATGTTGCTGGCCTGCCTCACTGAGATCCCCGAGGATCGCATCCAG CTCTGGTTCCGGAACCGCCGGGCAAAGGCGCGGAGGGCAAATTGTGAAAATTGTCCTCCAGAAGATGTGTCCTCCAGGGCCGGCTTTACACCTGCTGCTCAGGTTCCAAATGTCGGCCTGCCAGTGCCTTCCATTCCTCAAAGCTGCAGCCTGCCACTGCGCCAGGTCCAGCTTCCAAGCTTTGGCCTGCAGCCACTTCACCAGGTCCAGCTTCCAAGCTTTGGCCTGCAGCCACTTCACCAGGTCCAGCCTCCAAGCTTTGGCCTGCAGCCACTGCGCCAGGTCCAGCTTCCAAGCTTTGGCCTGCAGCCACCGCACCAGGTCCAGCCTCCAAGCTTTGGCCTGCAGCCACAGCACCAGGTCCAGCCTCCAAGCTTTAGCCTGCAGCCACAGCACCAGGTCCAGCCTCCAAGCTTTGGCCTGCAGCCACAGCACCAGGTCCAGCCTCCAAGCTTTGGCCTGCAGCCACAGCACCAGGTCCAGCCTCCAAGCTTTGGCCTGCAGCCACAGCACCAGGTCCAGCCTCCAAGCTTTGGCCTGCAGCCACAGCACCAGGTCCAGCCTCCAAGCTTTGGCCTGCAGCCACTTCACCAGGTCCAGCCTCCAAACTTTGGCCTGCAGCCACTTCACCAGGTCCAGCTTCCAAGCTTTGGCCTGCAGCCACTTCACCAGGTCCAGTCTGCAAGCTTTGGCCTGCAGCCACCGCACCAGGTCCAGCCTCCAAGCTTTGGCCTGCAGCCTCCGCACCAGGTCCAGCCTCCAAGCTTTGGCCTGCAGCCACCTCACCAGGTCCAGTCTGCAAGCTTTGGCCTGCAGCCTCCGCACCAGGTCCAGTCTGCAAGCTTTGGCCTGCAGCCTCCGCACCAGGTCCAGTCTGCAAGCTTTGGCCTGCAGCCACCTCACCAGGTCCAAGCATGGAATCAGCACCCCCAAATGCTGGATCAAAATAAATTTTGTCATTTTTAG